A portion of the Rhodococcus pseudokoreensis genome contains these proteins:
- a CDS encoding MCE family protein, which translates to MTTNPEITNTRKKWLIRASVAAVVVVLIVGAAVMFVPKLFQNTITAYFPATTGLYTGDDVRVLGVKVGTIDSIEPGADFARVTMNVNKSVEIPADAKAVIVAPSLVSGRFVQLTPVYAGGPTMGDGASIPVERTAVPVEWDEIKTELNKLSEALGPQGADPQGSLGTFIDTAAANLDGNGQSLRDTLRELSETMRTLSDGRTDLFSTIRNLQTFVAALSSSNEQIVQFEGRLASVSNMLATNSDELGTALNDLDLALGDVNRFVAENRAALSEQVGRLADATQVLADKRPQIEQVLHVAPTALANFSNIYKPAQGSLVGAVAFANLANPVNFMCGAIQSLQANEANRSADLCTQYLSPVLNSLTMNYLPALINPTTGVNAFPDQIEYSPPSLEASVPPRSAPPVTGTLAGMPTVDVPRDLNDLLQPGGGR; encoded by the coding sequence ATGACGACGAACCCGGAAATCACCAACACGCGGAAGAAGTGGCTGATCCGCGCCAGCGTCGCCGCGGTCGTGGTGGTGCTGATCGTCGGCGCCGCAGTGATGTTCGTGCCCAAGCTGTTCCAGAACACGATCACCGCGTACTTCCCGGCGACCACCGGGCTGTACACGGGCGACGACGTCCGCGTGCTCGGCGTGAAGGTGGGGACGATCGATTCGATCGAGCCCGGCGCCGACTTCGCGCGGGTGACGATGAACGTGAACAAGAGCGTCGAGATTCCGGCCGACGCGAAGGCCGTCATCGTCGCACCCAGCCTGGTGTCGGGCCGGTTCGTCCAGCTGACACCCGTGTACGCGGGTGGGCCGACGATGGGCGACGGCGCGAGCATCCCGGTGGAGCGCACCGCCGTCCCGGTGGAGTGGGACGAGATCAAGACCGAGCTGAACAAGCTGTCGGAGGCGCTCGGACCGCAGGGCGCCGACCCGCAGGGCTCGCTCGGCACGTTCATCGACACCGCCGCCGCCAACCTCGACGGCAACGGCCAGTCACTGCGCGACACACTGCGGGAACTGTCGGAGACCATGCGGACCCTGTCCGACGGCCGCACCGACCTGTTCTCGACCATCCGCAACCTGCAGACGTTCGTGGCGGCACTGTCGTCGAGCAACGAGCAGATCGTCCAGTTCGAGGGCAGACTCGCGTCGGTGTCGAACATGCTCGCCACCAACTCCGACGAACTCGGAACCGCCCTGAACGACCTCGACCTGGCGCTCGGCGACGTCAACCGGTTCGTGGCGGAGAACCGCGCCGCCCTCAGCGAGCAGGTCGGCCGACTGGCGGACGCCACCCAGGTGCTCGCGGACAAGAGGCCGCAGATCGAGCAGGTGCTCCACGTGGCGCCCACGGCCCTGGCGAATTTCAGCAACATCTACAAGCCGGCGCAGGGGTCACTGGTCGGCGCGGTCGCGTTTGCGAACCTCGCGAACCCCGTGAACTTCATGTGCGGTGCCATCCAGAGCCTGCAGGCCAACGAGGCGAATCGCAGTGCCGACCTGTGCACCCAGTACCTGTCGCCGGTGCTGAACTCGCTGACGATGAACTACCTGCCCGCCCTGATCAACCCGACCACGGGTGTGAATGCGTTCCCGGATCAGATCGAGTACAGCCCGCCGAGTCTCGAGGCCTCCGTGCCGCCGCGGTCCGCGCCCCCGGTGACCGGCACCCTCGCCGGGATGCCGACGGTGGACGTGCCCCGGGACCTGAACGATCTGCTGCAGCCGGGAGGTGGGCGATGA
- a CDS encoding MCE family protein gives MKSERNPVQVGLIGVAVASMIVIATLQYDQLQFLSGGTQYSAYFEDAGGLMTGDTVTLAGVDVGKVAEVELDGQNVLVTFTIQDGIALGDATEANIKTNTVLGRKSLAVTPLGHDTMRVGSTIPLERTNSPYSLNDALGDVSTTVSELDTDQVNNALNAMSGALENTPPELRTALDGLTRLSESINSRDESLRQLLSRAENVTGILAERSGQINSLIVDGNQLFGELDRRRAAISQLIVNISEVSRQLTGLVQDNEEQMKPTLDKLNSVVDVLQRNKDNISQALDGLAPYATQLGESVGSGPFFMAYVYNIGIGNLFQGLSDAVTWPEHLPNDLQAYLQTGPSIELREPPR, from the coding sequence ATGAAGAGTGAACGCAATCCCGTACAGGTGGGACTCATCGGTGTCGCCGTCGCGAGCATGATCGTGATCGCGACCCTGCAATACGATCAGCTGCAATTCCTGTCGGGCGGTACGCAGTACTCCGCCTACTTCGAGGACGCGGGTGGGCTGATGACCGGCGACACGGTGACCCTCGCCGGTGTCGATGTCGGGAAGGTCGCCGAGGTGGAACTCGACGGTCAGAACGTGCTCGTCACGTTCACCATCCAGGACGGCATCGCCCTCGGCGACGCCACCGAGGCGAACATCAAGACCAACACCGTTCTCGGGCGCAAGTCGCTGGCGGTCACCCCGCTCGGGCACGACACGATGCGGGTGGGATCGACGATTCCATTGGAGCGCACCAACTCTCCGTACTCGCTCAACGACGCGCTCGGCGATGTGTCGACCACCGTCTCCGAGCTCGACACCGACCAGGTCAACAACGCGTTGAACGCGATGTCCGGTGCGCTCGAGAACACACCGCCCGAACTGCGCACCGCGCTGGACGGCCTGACCCGGTTGTCGGAGAGCATCAACTCGCGGGACGAGAGCCTGCGGCAGCTGCTCTCGCGGGCCGAGAACGTGACCGGAATCCTCGCCGAGCGCAGCGGGCAGATCAACTCGCTGATCGTCGACGGAAACCAGTTGTTCGGTGAGCTCGACCGTCGCCGCGCGGCGATCAGCCAGCTGATCGTGAACATCTCCGAGGTGTCCCGGCAGCTCACCGGACTGGTCCAGGACAACGAGGAGCAGATGAAACCGACGCTCGACAAGCTGAATTCGGTGGTCGACGTCCTGCAGCGCAACAAGGACAACATCTCGCAGGCGCTCGACGGGCTCGCGCCGTACGCTACGCAGCTCGGCGAGTCCGTCGGTAGCGGCCCGTTCTTCATGGCGTACGTCTACAACATCGGCATCGGCAACCTGTTCCAGGGACTCAGCGACGCCGTGACGTGGCCGGAGCATCTGCCCAACGACCTCCAGGCCTACCTGCAGACGGGTCCGTCCATCGAACTGAGGGAACCGCCGCGATGA
- a CDS encoding MCE family protein produces MTVRATTVKLLIFATVMSVIFAGLALVFSQYRFSSSDGYHATFTDVSGLKPGDKVRIAGVPVGAVEKVGIDDDNLADVDFTVDTKYSLFDGTKATVRYENLVGDRYMELLEGAGSVEPLPDGGSIPVENTSPALDLDLLLGGFKPLLRALDPQQVNDLSQALVQVFQGQGGTLVSLLGSTSSFTNTLADRDQLIGEVITNLNQVLGTINDRGDQFRSTLDQLQQLVSGLSQDRDQIGDAIPRIAGATGDLANLLEGARPPLQSTIAEANRTATQLQAGEDDLDWVFQNLPDAYRRLIRIGTYGSFFQMYVCTVKFKFSGPDGSDLLLNMPGGQTAGRCAP; encoded by the coding sequence GTGACTGTGCGAGCGACCACGGTCAAGCTGCTGATCTTCGCGACGGTGATGTCGGTGATCTTCGCCGGGCTCGCCCTGGTGTTCAGCCAGTACCGTTTCAGCAGCTCCGACGGCTACCACGCCACGTTCACCGACGTGTCCGGGCTCAAGCCCGGCGACAAGGTGCGCATCGCCGGCGTTCCCGTCGGCGCCGTCGAGAAGGTGGGCATCGACGACGACAACCTCGCCGACGTCGACTTCACCGTCGACACCAAGTACTCGCTGTTCGACGGGACCAAGGCCACGGTGCGGTACGAGAACCTCGTCGGCGACCGGTACATGGAACTCCTCGAAGGCGCCGGATCGGTGGAACCGCTGCCGGACGGCGGGTCGATCCCCGTCGAGAACACTTCTCCCGCACTCGATCTCGACCTCCTGCTGGGCGGGTTCAAACCGCTGCTGCGGGCGCTGGACCCGCAGCAGGTCAACGACCTGTCACAGGCGCTGGTCCAGGTGTTCCAGGGGCAGGGCGGCACGCTCGTCTCGCTGCTCGGCAGCACGAGTTCGTTCACGAACACCCTCGCCGACCGGGACCAGTTGATCGGCGAGGTGATCACGAACCTCAACCAGGTGCTCGGCACCATCAACGACCGCGGCGACCAGTTCCGCTCGACGCTCGACCAGTTGCAGCAGTTGGTGAGCGGCCTCTCCCAGGACCGCGACCAGATCGGTGACGCCATTCCCCGCATCGCCGGGGCGACGGGCGATCTCGCCAATCTGCTCGAGGGTGCGCGGCCGCCGCTGCAGAGCACGATCGCCGAGGCCAACCGCACCGCGACGCAACTCCAGGCGGGCGAGGACGACCTCGACTGGGTGTTCCAGAATCTGCCCGACGCGTACCGCAGGCTCATCCGCATCGGCACGTACGGCAGCTTCTTCCAGATGTATGTCTGCACGGTCAAGTTCAAGTTCTCCGGCCCGGACGGATCGGATCTGCTCCTCAACATGCCGGGCGGTCAGACGGCAGGGAGGTGTGCACCGTAG
- a CDS encoding MCE family protein, whose protein sequence is MTDSGGKKKLAALVLVVSLLAIIGVSLAMFNGTFDETTPVTVTSDRSGLVMEPDAKVKLLGVQVGRVASIEHVTDGAELKLAMYPDMMSLIPSNATVEIKSTTVFGAKYVDFVMPENPSSTPLQSGDVIASENVTVEFNTVFQHLSDVLAKVQPEKLNATLGAISSALHGRGDELGALLEQSDSYLAEMNPSLPQLQEDLAKAAQVTDVYADTAPDLLRVLDNATATSGTVVDEQDNLDAVLLNVTGLADTANTVLTENEQNLDSALGLLLPTTDLLAEYSPEISCFIVGLNNVIPLAEQLIGGNQPGIALSASFMYGQEPYTYPKDLPKVNATGGPNCHGLPNPDLSKHANFVVADTGTVPFVPSTEVQVHLPKVFQLLFAGVYPGQGGQ, encoded by the coding sequence ATGACTGATTCGGGTGGGAAGAAGAAGCTCGCGGCACTCGTTCTCGTGGTGAGTCTTCTCGCGATCATCGGTGTGTCACTGGCCATGTTCAACGGCACGTTCGACGAGACCACGCCCGTCACCGTGACGTCGGATCGCTCCGGGCTGGTGATGGAACCCGACGCCAAGGTCAAGCTCCTCGGTGTCCAGGTCGGCCGCGTCGCCTCCATCGAACACGTAACGGACGGCGCCGAGCTGAAGCTGGCGATGTACCCCGACATGATGTCGCTGATCCCGTCCAACGCGACCGTGGAGATCAAGTCCACCACCGTGTTCGGCGCCAAGTACGTCGACTTCGTGATGCCGGAGAACCCGTCGTCCACCCCTCTGCAGTCGGGGGACGTCATCGCGTCCGAGAACGTCACCGTCGAGTTCAACACGGTCTTCCAGCATCTGTCCGACGTGTTGGCCAAGGTGCAGCCGGAGAAGCTCAACGCCACCCTCGGTGCCATCTCCTCGGCGCTGCACGGGCGGGGTGACGAACTCGGTGCCCTGCTCGAGCAGAGCGACAGCTACCTGGCGGAGATGAACCCGAGTCTGCCCCAGCTGCAGGAAGATCTGGCGAAGGCGGCGCAGGTCACCGACGTGTACGCCGACACCGCACCCGACCTGCTGCGGGTGCTCGACAACGCGACGGCCACCAGCGGCACCGTCGTCGACGAACAGGACAATCTGGACGCCGTGCTGCTCAACGTCACCGGGCTGGCCGACACGGCGAACACCGTCCTGACCGAGAACGAGCAGAACCTGGACTCCGCTCTCGGCCTGCTGCTCCCGACGACGGATCTGCTGGCCGAGTACTCGCCCGAGATCTCCTGCTTCATCGTCGGCCTGAACAACGTGATCCCCCTCGCCGAACAGCTCATCGGCGGCAATCAGCCGGGTATCGCGCTGAGTGCCAGCTTCATGTACGGGCAGGAGCCGTACACCTATCCGAAGGACCTGCCGAAAGTGAACGCGACAGGTGGGCCGAACTGCCACGGTCTTCCCAACCCTGATCTCAGCAAGCACGCGAATTTCGTCGTGGCCGACACCGGCACGGTGCCGTTCGTGCCGTCGACGGAAGTCCAGGTGCATCTGCCGAAGGTGTTCCAGCTGTTGTTCGCGGGTGTGTACCCCGGGCAGGGTGGGCAGTGA
- a CDS encoding MlaE family ABC transporter permease: MALAAAGRFPRTRRRFASASRSIDRLGEQALFFARAIGSAPRALMHYPRETLRLIAEISMGTGALAVIGGTVVIVGFLTLFTGGTIAVQGYSSLGNIGVEALTGFFAAFINVRIAAPVIAGIGLAATIGAGSTAQLGAMRVSEEIDALETMAIPSIPYLVSTRVMAGMIAIIPLYALAVIASFMASRFATVVLYDQSSGVYDHYFSTFLIPTDILWSFAQAIVMAIAIMLIHTYYGFNASGGPVGVGVAVGNAVRSSLIAVVTVTLLISLAIYGGSGNFNLSG; this comes from the coding sequence ATGGCACTAGCGGCGGCCGGGCGCTTTCCCCGAACTCGCAGACGGTTCGCGTCGGCGTCCCGTTCGATCGACCGGCTCGGTGAGCAGGCACTGTTCTTCGCGCGGGCCATCGGCTCGGCACCCCGCGCCCTGATGCACTATCCGAGGGAGACGCTGCGGCTCATCGCCGAGATCAGCATGGGCACCGGTGCGCTCGCGGTGATCGGCGGAACGGTCGTCATCGTCGGCTTCCTGACCCTGTTCACGGGTGGCACCATCGCGGTGCAGGGATACAGCTCGCTCGGCAACATCGGCGTCGAGGCACTCACCGGCTTCTTCGCGGCGTTCATCAACGTGCGCATCGCAGCGCCGGTCATCGCGGGTATCGGGCTGGCGGCCACCATCGGCGCCGGCTCCACCGCCCAGCTCGGTGCGATGCGCGTGTCGGAGGAGATCGACGCGCTCGAGACGATGGCGATTCCGTCGATCCCGTACCTGGTCAGCACCCGCGTGATGGCGGGCATGATCGCGATCATTCCGCTGTACGCCCTGGCGGTGATCGCGTCGTTCATGGCGAGCCGGTTCGCGACCGTCGTGCTGTACGACCAGTCGTCCGGCGTCTACGACCACTACTTCTCGACGTTCCTGATACCCACGGACATCCTGTGGTCGTTCGCCCAGGCCATCGTCATGGCGATCGCGATCATGCTCATCCACACCTACTACGGCTTCAACGCGTCGGGCGGCCCGGTCGGCGTCGGTGTGGCCGTCGGCAACGCGGTGCGGTCCTCGCTGATCGCCGTCGTCACCGTCACCCTGCTCATCTCTCTCGCCATCTACGGCGGGTCCGGCAACTTCAACCTTTCGGGATAG
- a CDS encoding MlaE family ABC transporter permease — MVDLLEVPLRAVGGFFTMSGETLRAVFSRPFQRREFVDQAWFVARVSMVPTVLVAIPFTVLVSFTINILLREIGAADLSGAGAALGTVTQVGPIVTVLIVAGAGATAICADLSARTIREEIDAMRVLGINPIHRLVVPRVLASTVVALLLNGLVCTIGILGGFVFSVYIQDVNPGAFVNGITLLTGFGELVISEVKAGLFGMIAGLVAAYLGLNVKGGAKSVGDAVNQTVVFSFMALFVVNVLVTAVGIKLTAG, encoded by the coding sequence ATGGTAGACCTCCTCGAGGTGCCGTTGCGTGCGGTCGGCGGGTTCTTCACGATGTCGGGCGAAACGTTGAGGGCAGTCTTTTCGAGGCCCTTCCAGCGTCGTGAGTTCGTCGACCAGGCGTGGTTCGTCGCCCGGGTCTCGATGGTGCCCACCGTGCTGGTGGCCATTCCGTTCACGGTGCTGGTGAGCTTCACGATCAACATCCTCCTGCGCGAGATCGGCGCGGCAGACCTCAGTGGCGCGGGCGCCGCTCTCGGCACCGTCACCCAGGTCGGCCCCATCGTCACCGTGCTCATCGTGGCGGGTGCGGGTGCCACCGCCATCTGCGCAGACCTCTCCGCCCGCACCATCCGCGAAGAGATCGACGCGATGCGGGTGCTGGGCATCAATCCGATCCACCGCCTGGTCGTGCCGCGCGTGCTGGCCTCGACCGTCGTGGCGCTCCTGCTCAACGGGCTGGTCTGCACCATCGGCATCCTCGGCGGTTTCGTCTTCTCGGTCTACATCCAGGACGTCAACCCGGGTGCGTTCGTCAACGGCATCACGCTGCTCACCGGTTTCGGGGAGCTCGTGATCTCGGAAGTCAAAGCCGGTCTGTTCGGCATGATCGCCGGCCTCGTCGCCGCCTACCTCGGCCTGAACGTCAAGGGCGGCGCGAAGAGTGTCGGTGACGCCGTCAACCAGACCGTCGTGTTCTCGTTCATGGCCCTCTTCGTGGTCAACGTTCTCGTCACCGCCGTCGGCATCAAACTGACGGCAGGGTGA
- a CDS encoding 3-oxoacyl-ACP reductase has product MNAVADREVNLDGKVAVVTGAGSGLGKFEAIALARAGASVVVNDLAANEAVEATLEEIRGLGAKVEFVAGDIGERSTADAIMEAAQSRLGSLDILVNNAGITRDRMLFNMSDEDWDLVLKVHLRGHFLLCRSAASYWRGKSKEAGAPVYGRIVNTSSEAGLLGPEGQANYGAAKAGITALTLSAARGLSRYGVRANAICPRARTSMTENVFGEAPAEGVDPLSPEHVAALVAYLASPAADSVNGQVFVVYGPMVALMAAPVVERRFDAADGRWTPDALAAELGTYFGDRDPAAMFSASAALRELG; this is encoded by the coding sequence ATGAATGCTGTGGCTGACCGCGAAGTGAACTTGGACGGCAAGGTTGCTGTCGTGACCGGTGCCGGATCCGGCCTCGGGAAGTTCGAGGCGATCGCACTGGCCCGCGCGGGTGCGTCCGTCGTCGTCAACGACCTGGCCGCGAACGAGGCGGTCGAGGCGACCCTGGAGGAGATCCGGGGCCTGGGCGCGAAGGTCGAGTTCGTGGCAGGGGACATCGGGGAACGGTCTACCGCCGACGCGATCATGGAGGCGGCGCAGAGCCGGCTCGGCAGCCTCGACATCCTCGTGAACAATGCGGGCATCACGCGGGATCGCATGCTGTTCAACATGTCCGACGAGGACTGGGACCTGGTGCTGAAAGTTCATCTGCGCGGCCACTTCCTGCTGTGCCGTTCCGCCGCGTCGTACTGGCGGGGCAAGTCGAAGGAGGCCGGCGCGCCCGTGTACGGGCGCATCGTCAACACCTCGTCCGAGGCGGGGCTCCTCGGCCCCGAGGGGCAGGCGAATTACGGCGCCGCCAAGGCGGGCATCACCGCGCTCACCCTGTCCGCCGCCCGAGGACTCTCCCGGTACGGCGTCCGGGCCAACGCGATCTGCCCTCGGGCCCGCACGTCGATGACCGAGAACGTCTTCGGGGAGGCCCCCGCGGAGGGGGTCGATCCGTTGTCGCCCGAGCATGTCGCCGCGCTGGTCGCTTACCTCGCATCTCCCGCCGCCGACTCCGTGAACGGTCAGGTCTTCGTCGTCTACGGCCCGATGGTGGCGTTGATGGCAGCCCCGGTCGTGGAGCGGCGCTTCGACGCCGCGGACGGCCGGTGGACGCCCGATGCGCTCGCCGCGGAGCTCGGAACCTACTTCGGGGACCGGGATCCGGCCGCGATGTTCTCGGCCTCCGCGGCGCTGCGCGAACTGGGCTGA
- a CDS encoding ferredoxin, protein MEVRVDFDRCEANGVCVGIAPDIFELDDDDQLHITSAVPPADREEDVRTAIAQCPRAALTEHP, encoded by the coding sequence ATGGAGGTCAGAGTCGATTTCGACCGTTGTGAGGCCAATGGTGTGTGCGTGGGGATCGCACCCGACATCTTCGAGCTCGACGACGACGATCAGCTGCACATCACGAGTGCCGTTCCTCCCGCTGACCGGGAGGAAGACGTGCGTACGGCGATCGCCCAGTGTCCGAGGGCAGCGCTCACCGAGCACCCCTGA
- a CDS encoding acyl-CoA dehydrogenase family protein: MHITYTPQQQQLREELRAYFAKLMTPERREALAATTGEYGEGNVYRDVVAQMGRDGWLTLGWPREYGGQERSAMEQLIFTDEAAIAGAPVPFLTINSVAPTIMHFGTPEQKSFFLPKISAGELHFSIGYSEPEAGTDLASLRTTAVKDGDDYVINGQKMWTSLIAYADYVWLACRTDPGAKKHKGISMLIVPTTAEGFSYTPVHTMAGPDTSATYYQDVRVPSSALVGPEHGGWALITNQLNHERVALTSAGPVLTAQREVREWAQNTKLPDGRRVIDQEWVQINLARVHAKAEYLKLMNWEIASSTDQAPGPEAASANKVYGTEFATEAYRLLMEILGPSATLRQNSPGVLLRGRLERMHRSSLILTFGGGTNEVQRDIIAMTALGLPPAKR; encoded by the coding sequence ATGCACATCACGTACACACCGCAGCAGCAACAGCTGCGGGAAGAGCTGCGCGCGTACTTCGCGAAGCTGATGACGCCGGAGCGTCGAGAGGCACTGGCCGCCACCACCGGCGAATACGGCGAAGGCAACGTCTACCGTGACGTCGTCGCCCAGATGGGCAGGGACGGCTGGCTGACACTCGGGTGGCCCAGGGAGTACGGCGGCCAGGAACGATCCGCCATGGAACAGCTGATCTTCACCGACGAGGCGGCCATCGCAGGCGCGCCCGTCCCCTTCCTCACCATCAACTCGGTGGCGCCGACGATCATGCACTTCGGCACCCCCGAGCAGAAATCGTTCTTCCTTCCCAAGATCTCGGCCGGCGAACTGCACTTCTCCATCGGCTACTCCGAGCCCGAAGCGGGCACCGACCTCGCCAGCCTCCGCACCACCGCGGTCAAGGACGGCGACGACTACGTCATCAACGGCCAGAAGATGTGGACGAGCCTGATCGCGTACGCCGACTACGTGTGGCTCGCATGCCGCACCGACCCCGGCGCGAAGAAGCACAAGGGCATCAGCATGCTGATCGTCCCGACCACCGCCGAAGGCTTCTCGTACACCCCCGTCCACACGATGGCGGGACCGGACACCAGCGCCACCTACTACCAGGACGTCCGGGTGCCCTCGTCCGCGCTCGTCGGCCCCGAACACGGCGGCTGGGCGCTGATCACCAACCAGCTCAACCACGAACGCGTCGCCCTGACGTCCGCCGGGCCGGTCCTCACCGCCCAGCGGGAGGTGCGCGAATGGGCGCAGAACACCAAGCTGCCGGACGGCCGCCGCGTCATCGACCAGGAGTGGGTGCAGATCAATCTCGCACGCGTCCACGCGAAGGCCGAGTACCTAAAACTCATGAACTGGGAGATCGCTTCCTCCACCGATCAGGCTCCCGGCCCCGAGGCGGCGTCGGCGAACAAGGTGTACGGCACGGAGTTCGCCACCGAGGCGTACCGGCTGCTGATGGAGATCCTCGGACCGTCGGCCACGCTGCGGCAGAACTCCCCCGGCGTCCTGCTGCGCGGGCGGCTCGAGCGGATGCACCGGTCGTCGCTGATCCTCACGTTCGGCGGCGGAACCAACGAGGTGCAGCGCGACATCATCGCCATGACCGCCCTCGGCCTGCCCCCCGCGAAGCGTTAG
- a CDS encoding acyl-CoA dehydrogenase family protein: MDFTPTEAQQDLAGLTRGIVSDLVTNDRLRELDAAEDRLDRRLWSALASSDVLSAALPESVGGDGFGVLEQCSILVELGRAVAAVPYLSSIVMAAGAIAQYGSEQQRADWGTPAARGEKILTVALDEELGDNPAAPTTRAEPGADGWTLDGTKIVVDAAPSADLFLVPATTPDGVAVFLVRPDDAGVTVTRQQTVDLASVGEVTLRGVSLSGDRLLGTVEQGSEIVDWIVERGTLGACAYQYGVLDESLKLTAAYARERVQFGRPIGSFQAVAQRLADGYIDVKGVRLTLWQAAWRLSEGLPSEGDVQTANFWASDAGHRVSHTLVHVHGGVGLDEDHPVHRYFLAAKALEFRLGSATQQLRVLGAELATVPA; encoded by the coding sequence ATGGACTTCACTCCCACCGAGGCCCAGCAGGATCTTGCCGGGCTCACCCGAGGAATCGTCTCGGATCTCGTCACCAACGACCGGTTGCGCGAACTCGACGCGGCGGAGGACCGTCTCGATCGCCGGCTGTGGTCCGCGCTCGCGTCGTCGGACGTCCTCAGTGCCGCGCTGCCGGAATCGGTGGGCGGCGACGGTTTCGGCGTCCTCGAGCAGTGCAGCATCCTCGTCGAACTGGGCCGGGCCGTGGCGGCGGTCCCCTACCTGTCGTCGATCGTGATGGCGGCCGGGGCGATCGCGCAATACGGAAGTGAACAGCAGCGTGCCGACTGGGGCACTCCGGCCGCGCGGGGCGAGAAGATCCTCACCGTGGCCCTCGACGAGGAACTGGGCGACAACCCGGCCGCGCCCACCACCCGTGCCGAACCCGGCGCGGACGGCTGGACGCTCGACGGCACCAAGATCGTGGTCGACGCGGCACCGTCCGCCGACCTCTTCCTGGTCCCGGCAACCACCCCGGACGGGGTCGCGGTGTTCCTCGTCCGCCCCGACGACGCCGGGGTGACCGTCACCCGCCAGCAGACCGTCGACCTGGCCAGTGTCGGTGAGGTGACCCTCCGCGGAGTGTCGCTGTCCGGGGACCGCCTGCTCGGCACCGTCGAGCAGGGCAGCGAGATCGTCGACTGGATCGTCGAGCGCGGCACGCTCGGCGCGTGCGCGTACCAGTACGGCGTCCTCGACGAATCCCTGAAACTCACCGCGGCCTACGCCCGGGAGCGGGTGCAGTTCGGCCGGCCCATCGGCAGCTTCCAGGCCGTGGCCCAGCGACTCGCCGACGGCTACATCGACGTGAAGGGCGTCCGGCTCACACTGTGGCAGGCGGCGTGGCGGCTCAGCGAGGGACTGCCCAGCGAAGGCGACGTCCAGACCGCCAACTTCTGGGCGTCCGACGCCGGACACCGGGTGTCGCACACCCTCGTCCACGTCCACGGCGGCGTCGGACTCGACGAGGACCACCCCGTGCACCGGTACTTCCTCGCCGCCAAGGCGCTCGAGTTCCGGCTCGGTTCGGCCACGCAGCAGTTGCGGGTCCTCGGCGCCGAACTGGCCACCGTCCCGGCATGA